Proteins from a single region of Candidatus Delongbacteria bacterium:
- a CDS encoding ABC transporter ATP-binding protein, which produces MPELIHAAGLGKRYGRVQALTDLNLSIPAGRIVGLIGPNGAGKSTLLKSILGLLRFDGELTVLGLDPHRERAAMLEQVSYIADVATLPDWIRVHQLLEYCSQVHPRFRREKAEAFLAKTELKPDFKVARLSKGMKTQLHLALVMAIDARLLVLDEPTLGLDILYRKAFHSSLVTDFFDEERTILISTHQVEEVEHILTDLLFIRQGRIVLNLPMDEVPGRFAQLVCGPDSAAAARELAPLREESLLGRHVFLYDGVSRERLAPLGELRTPGVADLFVGLMGEGGAA; this is translated from the coding sequence ATGCCTGAGCTGATCCACGCCGCCGGCCTGGGCAAGCGCTACGGGCGCGTCCAGGCCCTGACGGACCTGAACCTGAGCATCCCGGCCGGTCGCATCGTGGGCCTGATCGGTCCCAACGGCGCCGGCAAGTCCACCCTGCTGAAGAGCATCCTCGGTCTGCTGCGCTTCGACGGCGAGCTGACCGTGCTGGGCCTCGACCCGCACCGCGAACGCGCCGCCATGTTGGAGCAGGTCTCCTACATCGCGGACGTGGCCACGCTGCCCGACTGGATCCGTGTTCACCAGCTGCTGGAGTACTGCTCGCAGGTCCATCCGCGCTTCCGCCGTGAGAAGGCCGAGGCCTTCCTGGCCAAGACCGAGCTCAAGCCCGATTTCAAGGTGGCGCGGCTCTCCAAGGGCATGAAGACCCAGCTGCACCTGGCGCTGGTGATGGCCATCGACGCGCGGCTGCTGGTGCTGGACGAGCCCACGCTGGGGCTCGACATCCTCTACCGCAAGGCCTTCCACAGCAGTCTGGTGACGGACTTCTTCGACGAGGAGCGCACCATCCTCATCTCCACGCACCAGGTGGAGGAGGTGGAGCACATCCTCACGGACCTGCTGTTCATCCGCCAGGGGCGCATCGTGCTGAACCTGCCCATGGACGAGGTGCCCGGACGCTTCGCCCAGCTGGTGTGCGGGCCGGACAGCGCCGCGGCGGCGCGGGAGCTTGCGCCGCTGCGGGAGGAGTCGCTGCTGGGCCGCCACGTGTTCCTCTACGACGGTGTGTCACGGGAGCGACTGGCGCCCCTGGGCGAGTTGCGCACCCCCGGGGTGGCGGACCTGTTCGTCGGCCTGATGGGCGAGGGAGGCGCGGCATGA
- a CDS encoding GntR family transcriptional regulator, with protein sequence MQQHWNERDPIFLQIRDLIVRMVLGDALKTEEQLPSVRQVAAEYAVNPITVMKAYQLLADEGVLEKRRGLGMFIQAGARERLLAQERKQFLEVEWPRIRQRIQALGLSTGELLAAAAPAAPAVGQGEGARHA encoded by the coding sequence ATGCAACAACACTGGAACGAGCGGGACCCCATCTTCCTGCAGATCCGCGACCTGATCGTGCGGATGGTGCTGGGGGACGCGCTCAAAACCGAGGAGCAGCTGCCCTCGGTCCGCCAGGTGGCGGCCGAATACGCCGTCAACCCGATCACGGTCATGAAGGCCTACCAGCTCCTCGCGGACGAGGGCGTGCTGGAAAAACGGAGGGGACTGGGCATGTTCATCCAGGCGGGAGCCCGCGAGCGGCTGCTGGCGCAGGAGCGCAAGCAGTTCCTGGAGGTGGAGTGGCCGCGCATCCGGCAACGGATCCAGGCCCTGGGATTGAGCACGGGCGAGCTGCTGGCCGCCGCGGCGCCTGCCGCGCCGGCTGTCGGCCAAGGGGAGGGCGCACGACATGCCTGA
- a CDS encoding YiiX family permuted papain-like enzyme has product MTRRTWRLLLLLALCGAISCGRTANRPLQDGDLIFQISLSGQSRAIQAATGSRYSHEGLIFHRDGQPFVLEAAESVQATPLEEFAARGRDGHFVVKRLRHADRRLTPEARERMWEVARALEGRPYDLAFAWSDERIYCLELVWKIYERGAGVRIGRLQKLRDFDLTSPPVQAKLRERYGASLPLEETVISPGDMFDSPELELVARF; this is encoded by the coding sequence ATGACGCGGCGAACCTGGCGACTCCTGCTGCTGCTCGCCCTCTGCGGAGCGATCTCGTGCGGACGGACCGCCAATCGTCCGCTCCAGGACGGCGACCTCATCTTCCAGATCTCCCTCTCCGGCCAGAGTCGCGCCATCCAGGCGGCCACGGGCTCGCGCTACAGCCACGAGGGGCTGATCTTCCACCGGGACGGCCAGCCCTTCGTCCTGGAGGCGGCGGAGTCCGTCCAGGCCACGCCCCTCGAGGAGTTCGCCGCCCGCGGCCGGGACGGACACTTCGTGGTCAAACGCCTGCGCCACGCCGACCGGCGCTTGACGCCCGAGGCGCGGGAGCGCATGTGGGAAGTGGCGCGCGCGCTGGAGGGCCGGCCCTACGATCTGGCTTTCGCCTGGTCCGACGAGCGCATCTATTGCTTGGAACTGGTCTGGAAGATCTACGAGCGCGGCGCCGGCGTGCGCATCGGCCGACTGCAGAAGCTGCGCGACTTCGACCTCACCTCCCCGCCCGTGCAGGCCAAACTGCGCGAGCGCTACGGCGCCTCCCTGCCCCTGGAGGAAACCGTGATCTCCCCCGGCGACATGTTCGACAGCCCCGAGCTGGAGCTGGTGGCCCGATTCTGA
- a CDS encoding methyltransferase: MSRPRSARRSSAPREPWWRGSRGEAWVLGQVVLMALVFLGPRTLPGWPHWVQARLFLPLGCVLMAAGGLLLFAAALRLGPALTPLPYPRPAARFVRTGAYALVRHPIYSGGLILALGWTCCVQGWLTLGYTLLLFLFLDLKSRREETWLLAKYPEYAHYQRQVSKLIPYVY; this comes from the coding sequence GTGAGCCGCCCGCGTTCCGCGCGCCGGTCGTCCGCCCCGCGGGAGCCGTGGTGGCGCGGCAGTCGCGGCGAGGCCTGGGTGCTGGGACAGGTCGTGCTGATGGCCCTGGTCTTCCTGGGCCCACGTACCCTGCCTGGTTGGCCGCACTGGGTCCAAGCGCGCCTCTTCCTGCCGCTGGGCTGCGTGTTGATGGCCGCCGGCGGACTGTTGCTCTTCGCGGCGGCGCTGCGGCTGGGACCAGCCCTGACGCCCCTGCCCTATCCCCGGCCCGCGGCGCGTTTCGTCCGCACCGGCGCCTATGCGTTGGTGCGCCATCCCATCTACAGCGGCGGGCTGATCCTCGCGCTGGGCTGGACCTGCTGCGTGCAGGGCTGGCTGACCCTGGGCTACACGCTGCTGCTCTTCCTCTTCCTGGACCTGAAATCCCGGCGCGAAGAGACCTGGCTGCTCGCCAAGTACCCGGAGTACGCCCACTACCAGCGCCAGGTGAGCAAGCTGATTCCCTACGTCTATTGA
- a CDS encoding C-GCAxxG-C-C family protein, giving the protein MNPIERALQAHQAGHACSQAVLEAFAPEYGLELETAQRLAAGFAGGMRQGGICGAASGAFLVLGLALAGPDCVTKEGRNRLAEVTGEFTRRFRERVGALDCPDILGCDVRTPAGLEQARAQDLFATRCAPAVRIAAELLVDLLPPRATVPA; this is encoded by the coding sequence ATGAATCCCATCGAGCGCGCCCTGCAGGCGCATCAGGCAGGCCACGCCTGCTCCCAGGCCGTGCTGGAGGCCTTCGCGCCAGAGTACGGCCTGGAGCTGGAGACGGCCCAACGGCTCGCGGCGGGCTTCGCCGGCGGCATGCGCCAGGGCGGAATCTGCGGTGCGGCCAGCGGCGCCTTCCTGGTGCTGGGGCTGGCCCTGGCCGGCCCGGATTGTGTCACCAAGGAAGGCCGCAACCGGCTGGCCGAGGTGACGGGCGAGTTCACGCGGCGCTTCCGGGAGCGCGTGGGCGCGCTGGATTGTCCGGACATCCTGGGCTGCGACGTGCGCACTCCCGCGGGGCTGGAGCAGGCCCGCGCCCAGGATCTGTTCGCCACCCGTTGCGCGCCCGCTGTCCGCATCGCGGCCGAACTGCTGGTGGACCTGTTGCCGCCCCGCGCCACGGTGCCGGCGTGA
- the recD gene encoding exodeoxyribonuclease V subunit alpha, which translates to MLELVREEGLGTLDLELGRLLARLDGRPAAAPAIGLAAALCSAWRRHQHSCLPLAHVAGQQLPTAADAPWGERIPSLDDWQAWLVSSPVVAAAGEEDRPLVLENDHLYLERLWSAECQVARQVLARLSLDEAPADPDGIDALTEDPEQRTALRAAFQRRLLLLTGGPGSGKTTTVALLLGLALERRPDLRLRLAAPTGKAAARLQEALAGQLERLPDATARRLRELPPASTLHRLLQEADPRGRLRQLDWLVVDEASMADLPLMARVLAALPDEARLLLVGDPDQLASVEAGAVLEELCAGLEEPTSVDPLPVVVRLRGSRRFAPDSGIGGLTALLREGRAHELPELLRAGRPDLLWLPPGGPDWNRRLEEELESGYEPLVAAESAAAALAALGRFRVLCGQRRGRLGVEGLNFWCERRWRGGPVPAVRAPLLVTANDARLGVFNGDGGLLEGRAGEGARCLLSGGAGPRELRLAQLPGWAPAWALTVHQSQGSEWDHVLLILPEAPSSLLCRELLYTGATRARRRLVIVASEDALRLAAGRRAVRCSGLAARLRPPV; encoded by the coding sequence ATGCTTGAACTGGTGCGGGAGGAAGGGCTGGGAACCCTGGACCTGGAGCTCGGCCGCCTGCTGGCCCGCCTGGACGGCCGCCCGGCGGCTGCCCCCGCCATCGGGCTGGCCGCCGCGCTCTGCAGCGCCTGGCGCCGGCATCAGCACAGCTGCCTGCCCCTGGCTCACGTGGCCGGCCAGCAGCTGCCCACCGCGGCCGACGCACCCTGGGGAGAGCGGATCCCTTCACTGGACGACTGGCAAGCGTGGCTGGTCTCCAGTCCCGTGGTGGCCGCCGCCGGCGAGGAGGATCGGCCGCTGGTGCTGGAGAACGACCACCTGTACCTGGAGCGCCTCTGGAGTGCCGAGTGCCAGGTCGCCAGGCAGGTGTTGGCCCGCCTGTCCCTGGATGAGGCGCCCGCCGACCCGGACGGAATCGACGCGCTCACGGAGGATCCGGAGCAGCGCACGGCGCTGCGGGCGGCCTTCCAGCGCCGCCTCCTGCTGCTCACCGGCGGACCTGGCAGCGGCAAGACCACCACCGTGGCCCTGCTGCTGGGTCTGGCCCTGGAGCGTCGGCCCGACCTGCGCCTGCGCCTGGCCGCACCCACGGGCAAGGCCGCCGCGCGCCTGCAGGAAGCGCTGGCCGGTCAGCTGGAGCGCCTTCCCGACGCGACGGCCCGCCGGCTGCGCGAGTTGCCGCCGGCCTCCACTCTGCACCGCCTGCTGCAGGAGGCGGATCCCCGGGGCCGGCTGCGCCAGCTGGACTGGCTGGTCGTGGACGAGGCCTCCATGGCCGATCTGCCCCTGATGGCCCGCGTGCTGGCCGCCCTGCCGGACGAGGCCCGCCTGCTGCTGGTGGGGGATCCCGACCAGCTGGCCTCCGTGGAGGCCGGGGCCGTGCTGGAGGAACTCTGCGCCGGGCTGGAGGAGCCGACATCCGTCGACCCGTTGCCTGTGGTGGTGCGCCTGCGCGGCAGCCGGCGCTTCGCCCCGGACAGCGGCATCGGCGGGTTGACGGCCCTGCTGCGCGAGGGTCGCGCGCACGAGCTGCCGGAGCTGCTGCGCGCGGGTCGGCCGGATCTGCTGTGGCTTCCGCCGGGTGGACCGGATTGGAACCGCCGGCTCGAGGAAGAGCTGGAGTCCGGCTATGAGCCGCTGGTCGCCGCGGAGTCCGCCGCAGCGGCGCTGGCGGCGTTGGGACGCTTCCGCGTGCTCTGCGGCCAGCGCCGGGGCCGGCTGGGCGTGGAGGGCCTCAACTTCTGGTGCGAGCGGCGCTGGCGCGGCGGCCCCGTTCCCGCGGTGCGCGCCCCGCTCCTGGTGACGGCCAACGACGCGCGGCTGGGCGTGTTCAACGGCGACGGCGGTCTGCTGGAAGGGCGTGCCGGCGAGGGCGCCCGCTGCCTGCTGTCCGGCGGCGCCGGGCCGCGCGAGCTGCGTCTGGCCCAACTGCCGGGCTGGGCCCCCGCCTGGGCCCTCACCGTGCACCAGAGCCAGGGCTCCGAGTGGGACCACGTGCTGCTCATCCTGCCGGAGGCCCCGTCCTCCCTGCTTTGCCGCGAACTCCTCTACACGGGCGCCACCCGCGCCCGGCGGCGGCTGGTGATCGTGGCCTCCGAGGATGCCCTGCGGCTGGCGGCGGGGCGGCGGGCGGTGCGCTGTTCAGGTCTGGCCGCGCGCCTGCGGCCACCCGTCTGA